One window of Mediterraneibacter butyricigenes genomic DNA carries:
- the serC gene encoding 3-phosphoserine/phosphohydroxythreonine transaminase, which translates to MSRVYNFSAGPAVLPEEVLKEAAEEMLDYKGTGMSVMEMSHRSKAFEEIINEAEQDLRDLMGIPDNYKVLFLQGGASQQFAMIPMNFMKHGVADYIVTGQWAKKAFQEASKYGKANKIASSEDKTFSYIPDCSDLPISEDADYVYICENNTIYGTKYKELPNTKGKPLIADVSSCFLSEPVDVTKYAMIYGGVQKNIGPAGVVIAIIREDMITEDVYPGTPTMLQYKTHADAKSLYNTPPAYGIYICGKVFKWLKKMGGLEEMQKRNEKKAKLLYDFLDQSKLFKGTVVEKDRSLMNVPFVTGDKDLDAKFVKESKEAGLENLKGHRTVGGMRASIYNAMPYEGVEALVAFMKKFEEENQPC; encoded by the coding sequence ATGAGCAGAGTGTATAACTTTTCAGCAGGACCGGCTGTATTGCCGGAAGAGGTGCTGAAAGAAGCAGCAGAAGAAATGTTGGATTATAAAGGAACAGGAATGTCCGTAATGGAGATGAGTCATCGTTCCAAGGCATTCGAAGAGATCATCAATGAGGCAGAACAGGATCTTCGTGATCTGATGGGAATTCCGGATAATTATAAAGTCCTTTTCCTTCAGGGCGGCGCATCCCAGCAGTTTGCCATGATTCCGATGAACTTTATGAAACACGGTGTGGCTGACTATATCGTGACCGGACAGTGGGCTAAGAAAGCGTTCCAGGAAGCTTCCAAATACGGAAAGGCCAACAAGATCGCTTCTTCCGAAGACAAGACATTTTCTTATATTCCGGATTGTTCCGATCTTCCGATTTCTGAAGATGCAGATTATGTATACATTTGTGAAAACAATACGATCTACGGAACCAAATATAAAGAATTGCCGAATACAAAAGGCAAACCGCTGATCGCTGATGTGTCCTCCTGCTTCCTGTCAGAGCCTGTTGATGTGACAAAATATGCCATGATCTACGGTGGAGTCCAGAAAAATATCGGACCGGCAGGTGTAGTGATCGCAATCATCCGCGAGGATATGATCACAGAAGACGTATACCCGGGAACTCCGACCATGCTGCAGTATAAGACACATGCAGATGCGAAATCCCTTTACAATACTCCACCGGCATACGGAATCTATATCTGCGGAAAAGTCTTCAAGTGGCTGAAGAAAATGGGTGGTCTGGAAGAAATGCAGAAGCGCAACGAAAAGAAAGCAAAACTGCTCTATGACTTCCTGGATCAGAGTAAACTGTTCAAGGGTACAGTTGTAGAAAAAGACCGTTCTCTGATGAATGTACCTTTCGTAACAGGAGATAAGGATCTGGATGCCAAATTCGTAAAAGAATCCAAAGAAGCAGGTCTGGAGAACCTGAAAGGTCACAGAACGGTAGGCGGTATGCGTGCAAGTATCTACAACGCAATGCCGTATGAAGGTGTGGAAGCACTGGTTGCATTTATGAAGAAGTTTGAGGAGGAAAATCAGCCATGTTAA
- a CDS encoding phosphoglycerate dehydrogenase, whose translation MLKYHCLNPIAEVGLERFTENYTTAENEADADAILVRSAGMHEMEFSSQLKAIARAGAGVNNIPLDKCAEQGIVVFNTPGANANGVKELVIAGMLLAARDIVGGIHWVEENEEDGDIAKKAEKQKKQFAGTELDGKKLGVIGLGAIGVRVANVATHLGMDVYGYDPYVSVDAAWKLSRNIHHAKTVDELYKECDYITIHVPAMESTKNMIDKDALSLMKENVVVLNFSRDVLVNSEAIVDALVAGKIRGYVTDFPIPELAGVKGAIVIPHLGASTEESEDNCAKMAVDEVMDFLENGNIQHSVNYPDCNMGVKSKGCSRITILHRNQPKMLGQFTGLLAEQDINIDIMSNKSRNEYAYTMIDTEAEVSDDLYQKLCGIDGVLRVRVIA comes from the coding sequence ATGTTAAAATATCATTGCCTGAATCCGATCGCAGAAGTCGGTCTGGAAAGATTTACAGAAAATTATACAACTGCTGAGAATGAAGCAGATGCAGATGCTATTTTGGTCCGCAGTGCGGGAATGCATGAGATGGAATTCAGTTCTCAGTTAAAGGCAATTGCCCGTGCAGGAGCCGGTGTCAACAATATTCCGTTGGATAAATGTGCAGAGCAGGGAATCGTTGTCTTTAACACTCCAGGAGCCAATGCAAACGGTGTAAAAGAGCTGGTGATTGCCGGAATGCTTCTGGCAGCCCGCGACATTGTAGGGGGAATCCACTGGGTAGAAGAAAATGAAGAAGACGGCGATATCGCCAAAAAAGCTGAGAAACAGAAAAAACAGTTTGCAGGAACCGAACTTGACGGAAAGAAACTGGGAGTCATTGGTCTTGGAGCAATCGGTGTACGTGTGGCAAATGTTGCAACCCATCTGGGAATGGATGTATACGGATATGATCCATATGTATCAGTAGACGCTGCATGGAAGCTTTCCAGAAACATCCATCATGCAAAAACGGTAGATGAATTGTATAAAGAATGTGATTACATCACGATCCATGTACCGGCAATGGAAAGCACCAAAAATATGATCGACAAGGATGCACTCAGCCTGATGAAAGAAAATGTGGTCGTTCTGAACTTCTCCAGAGATGTTCTGGTCAACAGTGAAGCAATCGTAGATGCACTGGTGGCAGGAAAGATCAGAGGATATGTGACAGACTTCCCGATTCCGGAGCTGGCAGGAGTCAAAGGTGCGATCGTAATCCCGCATCTGGGAGCATCTACAGAGGAATCAGAAGACAATTGTGCAAAGATGGCTGTTGATGAAGTAATGGATTTTCTAGAGAACGGAAACATTCAGCATTCTGTGAATTATCCGGACTGCAATATGGGCGTGAAGAGCAAGGGATGCAGTCGAATCACTATCCTTCACCGGAATCAGCCAAAGATGCTGGGACAGTTCACCGGTCTTCTGGCAGAGCAGGATATCAACATCGATATCATGAGTAATAAGAGCAGAAATGAATATGCATACACTATGATCGATACAGAAGCAGAAGTGTCAGATGACCTGTATCAGAAACTTTGCGGAATTGACGGAGTTTTGAGAGTGCGTGTTATTGCATAA
- a CDS encoding polysaccharide deacetylase family protein has product MQSDKKAGVKKSTEERKRTRAGKAQTAESQNSKKYPEQDYLKKSEKSLKEERRYKKRKARKQKLGGICFLCFFIALFLSHASYAGDKNARIIVKADNIKIKQDEEMPALKVEAKLESDRSKDKILDKESGYTVGDLLDDLNSGKYYKVSCKADTAKEGSYPIVLDLDADLEKKELETWKGRVNLVAQDGTLSVENKIGTWSGNQFKKYDGSLVTSDFVSSKGKVYYFDKKGNKVTGVQEIDGKTYQFDKNGAMKTGFVKIKDSTYYYTEDGAMQVGWLTLKKSKYYFDSSGKMLTGKQQVGLKKCVFGKDGKLKSEEYSIDTSKPMIALTFDDGPGERTMELLEALEKNDAHATFFMVGQNAAEFQDEIAKMTEIGCELGNHSWDHANLSKLDASGVKEEINSTNSTIKKADGSHTATVMRPPYGAISDTVESSVGMPMILWSIDTLDWKTMNTQSTINAVLNNVEDGDIILMHDIHSPTIDAALTLIPKLIEEGYQLVTVSELAEAKGVTLKNGSTYTDFCADDEEDDSGADEDTDSMSATAGAEE; this is encoded by the coding sequence ATGCAGTCAGATAAAAAAGCGGGAGTGAAAAAAAGTACGGAAGAAAGAAAAAGAACACGTGCAGGCAAAGCGCAGACCGCTGAGTCTCAGAACAGTAAAAAATATCCTGAGCAGGATTATTTAAAGAAATCAGAAAAAAGTTTGAAAGAAGAGAGACGGTACAAGAAACGAAAAGCGCGCAAGCAGAAGCTTGGGGGGATTTGTTTTTTGTGCTTTTTTATTGCACTTTTTTTAAGTCATGCGTCTTATGCAGGGGATAAAAATGCAAGGATCATCGTAAAGGCTGATAATATAAAGATCAAACAGGACGAAGAGATGCCGGCATTAAAGGTAGAAGCCAAACTGGAGTCGGACAGGAGCAAAGATAAGATTCTGGACAAAGAGAGCGGGTATACCGTAGGAGATCTGCTGGATGATCTGAACAGTGGCAAGTATTACAAAGTGTCCTGTAAGGCAGATACTGCCAAAGAAGGAAGCTATCCCATCGTTCTGGATCTGGATGCAGATCTGGAAAAGAAGGAATTGGAAACCTGGAAAGGCCGGGTCAATCTGGTAGCGCAGGACGGTACATTGAGCGTGGAGAACAAGATCGGAACCTGGAGCGGCAATCAGTTTAAAAAGTATGACGGCAGCCTGGTGACCAGTGATTTTGTCTCATCAAAAGGCAAGGTCTATTATTTCGATAAGAAGGGAAATAAGGTGACCGGAGTTCAGGAAATCGACGGAAAGACCTATCAGTTTGATAAAAACGGCGCGATGAAGACCGGATTTGTCAAGATCAAGGACAGTACATATTATTACACAGAAGACGGTGCCATGCAGGTTGGGTGGCTGACTCTGAAAAAATCAAAATATTATTTTGATTCTTCCGGTAAGATGCTGACCGGAAAGCAACAGGTCGGACTGAAGAAATGTGTGTTCGGAAAAGATGGAAAATTAAAATCCGAAGAGTACAGCATAGATACATCAAAACCGATGATTGCGCTGACCTTTGATGACGGACCGGGAGAGCGTACCATGGAACTTCTGGAAGCGCTGGAGAAAAATGATGCGCATGCTACATTCTTCATGGTGGGACAAAATGCAGCGGAGTTTCAGGATGAAATTGCTAAAATGACGGAGATTGGCTGTGAGCTGGGAAATCATTCCTGGGATCATGCCAATTTAAGTAAACTGGATGCGTCCGGAGTAAAAGAGGAGATCAATTCAACCAATTCCACGATCAAGAAAGCAGATGGAAGTCATACGGCAACCGTAATGAGGCCTCCTTACGGAGCAATCAGTGATACGGTGGAGTCTTCGGTTGGAATGCCGATGATCCTGTGGTCCATCGATACACTGGACTGGAAGACTATGAATACCCAGTCTACCATCAATGCGGTCTTGAATAATGTGGAAGATGGTGATATTATTTTGATGCATGATATTCATTCACCGACTATCGACGCGGCGTTAACGCTGATTCCGAAGCTGATTGAGGAAGGTTATCAACTCGTGACGGTTAGTGAACTGGCAGAGGCGAAGGGTGTGACGCTGAAAAACGGATCTACCTATACGGATTTCTGTGCAGACGATGAAGAGGATGACAGCGGTGCAGATGAGGATACTGATTCGATGTCTGCTACAGCAGGTGCAGAGGAATAA
- the ilvB gene encoding biosynthetic-type acetolactate synthase large subunit: MHLSGAEIVVECLKEQGVDTVFGYPGGAILNVYDALYKHQDEITHILTSHEQGAAHAADGYARSTGKIGVCLATSGPGATNLVTGIATAYMDSIPMVAITCNVTLPLLGKDSFQEVDITGITQPITKHNYIVKDIKELATVIRKSFRIAKSGRPGPVLIDITKDVTSNKTEYKPVKIDPILPDPEAVSAEELQVALEMIKKAKRPYVFVGGGAVLADASEEVRSFVKLLDAPVCDSLMGKGAFPGTDELYTGMLGMHGTKTSNFGVSECDLLIVLGARFSDRVTGNAKKFAHHAKILQFDVDPAEMDKNIMINAGVTGDLKESLKKMNEILSQQDHKEWIDRIMGYKSAYPMRYPQEGLTGPYIIEEIYRQTKGEAVISTEVGQHQMWAAQYYKYTKPRTLLTSGGLGTMGYGLGAAIGAKCGNPDKVVVNIAGDGCLRMNMNELATAARYQIPVIEVVINNHVLGMVRQWQDLFYEKRYSQTVLNDAVDFVKMAEAMGAVGIRAESRESFAKAFAKALTLGKPVLIDCQIDSDDKVWPMVSPGSSISEAFDASDLEEDEQ, from the coding sequence ATGCACTTAAGCGGAGCAGAGATCGTTGTAGAATGTCTGAAAGAACAGGGCGTGGATACCGTATTCGGATATCCGGGCGGTGCGATTTTGAACGTATACGACGCATTATATAAACATCAGGATGAGATCACGCATATCCTGACCTCCCACGAACAGGGAGCGGCTCATGCGGCAGATGGGTATGCAAGATCTACCGGAAAAATCGGAGTGTGTCTGGCAACCAGCGGACCGGGGGCAACCAACCTTGTCACCGGAATCGCAACGGCTTATATGGATTCCATTCCGATGGTGGCGATCACCTGTAACGTTACCCTTCCGCTGCTTGGAAAGGACAGTTTCCAGGAAGTAGATATTACGGGTATTACTCAGCCGATCACCAAGCATAATTATATTGTAAAAGATATCAAAGAACTGGCTACGGTTATCCGGAAATCCTTCCGGATCGCAAAGAGCGGAAGACCGGGACCGGTACTGATCGATATTACCAAAGATGTGACCTCAAATAAAACAGAATACAAACCGGTGAAGATCGATCCGATTCTTCCGGATCCGGAGGCGGTTTCAGCAGAAGAACTTCAGGTTGCGCTGGAGATGATCAAAAAGGCAAAACGTCCTTACGTCTTTGTGGGCGGCGGAGCTGTCCTTGCCGATGCCAGCGAAGAGGTTCGAAGCTTTGTAAAACTCCTGGATGCACCGGTCTGCGATTCCCTGATGGGAAAAGGCGCTTTTCCGGGAACGGATGAGCTTTATACCGGAATGCTGGGAATGCATGGAACCAAAACATCCAATTTCGGGGTCAGTGAATGTGATCTTCTAATAGTTCTGGGAGCCAGATTCAGTGATCGAGTGACCGGAAATGCCAAGAAATTTGCACACCATGCAAAGATCCTTCAGTTTGATGTGGATCCGGCAGAGATGGATAAAAATATCATGATCAATGCGGGAGTGACAGGAGATCTGAAAGAATCTTTAAAGAAGATGAATGAAATCCTGTCGCAACAGGATCATAAAGAGTGGATCGACCGGATCATGGGCTACAAATCAGCCTATCCGATGCGTTATCCGCAGGAAGGACTGACAGGACCTTATATTATCGAAGAAATCTACCGTCAGACAAAGGGAGAGGCAGTGATCTCCACAGAAGTAGGACAGCACCAGATGTGGGCGGCTCAGTATTATAAATATACAAAGCCGAGAACCCTTCTGACCTCCGGAGGACTGGGTACGATGGGATATGGTCTTGGGGCTGCGATCGGAGCAAAATGCGGCAATCCGGATAAGGTTGTGGTCAATATTGCGGGAGACGGTTGCCTGCGTATGAATATGAATGAGCTGGCAACAGCCGCAAGGTATCAGATTCCGGTGATCGAAGTGGTGATCAATAACCATGTACTTGGTATGGTACGCCAGTGGCAGGATCTGTTCTATGAAAAACGGTATTCGCAGACGGTATTAAATGATGCGGTTGATTTTGTGAAAATGGCAGAAGCAATGGGAGCTGTCGGCATCCGTGCAGAAAGCAGAGAAAGCTTTGCAAAAGCATTTGCAAAGGCGCTGACCTTAGGAAAACCGGTGCTGATCGACTGTCAGATTGATTCCGATGATAAAGTGTGGCCGATGGTATCACCGGGAAGTTCGATCAGTGAAGCGTTTGATGCATCCGATCTGGAAGAGGATGAACAGTAG